One window of the Perca flavescens isolate YP-PL-M2 chromosome 5, PFLA_1.0, whole genome shotgun sequence genome contains the following:
- the egr3 gene encoding early growth response protein 3 isoform X2 yields the protein MESPVCKGASGRCSPRDLDTAPRDPDNIMDLGMGSEKAAADIQYGSSFQSNRSGQTVTYLGKFAFDTPPSGGIGGSGWCSDNNIISLVSAGILGVSPSPGTVTTQTSSAAGMGGQTSDMEQVYGPPLPAYSTCGDLYQDQVSFHHSPATSTALSYPGNDYHSTSKASMDGSLFSMIPDYNLFHHQGEVGVMEHKPFQTMDPIRVNPPPITPLETIRAFKDKQQIHPGFIGGQQHPPQHHQAPQTLTLKPIRPRKYPNRPSKTPVHERPHACPAENCDRRFSRSDELTRHLRIHTGHKPFQCRICMRSFSRSDHLTTHIRTHTGEKPFSCEFCGRKFARSDERKRHAKVHLKQKDKKPADKSSGAAGSHSSPPSSCGGPTVGTS from the exons ATGGAATCCCCTGTATGCAAAGGAGCCAGCGGCCGCTGCAGTCCAAGAGATCTAGACACCGCCCCACGTGACCCAG ATAATATCATGGATCTGGGCATGGGGAGTGAGAAAGCAGCCGCAGATATCCAGTACGGATCCAGCTTCCAGTCCAACCGCAGCGGGCAGACCGTCACGTATCTGGGGAAGTTTGCCTTCGACACGCCCCCGTCCGGCGGCATCGGCGGCTCCGGCTGGTGCTCCGACAACAACATCATCAGCCTGGTGAGCGCCGGGATCCTGGGCGTCTCTCCGTCGCCTGGCACCGTGACGACGCAGACGTCCTCCGCCGCCGGCATGGGCGGACAGACGTCAGACATGGAGCAGGTTTACGGTCCGCCGCTGCCCGCCTACTCCACCTGCGGCGACCTGTACCAGGACCAGGTCTCCTTCCACCACAGCCCGGCAACCAGCACGGCTCTCTCCTACCCCGGCAACGACTATCACTCCACATCCAAGGCCTCCATGGACGGCAGCCTCTTCTCCATGATCCCCGACTACAACCTTTTCCACCATCAGGGGGAGGTAGGCGTGATGGAGCACAAGCCCTTCCAGACCATGGACCCCATCCGGGTCAACCCTCCGCCCATCACGCCCCTGGAGACCATCCGGGCGTTCAAAGACAAGCAGCAGATCCACCCGGGTTTCATCGGCGGGCAGCAGCACCCTCCTCAGCACCACCAGGCGCCGCAGACTCTCACCCTCAAGCCCATCCGGCCTCGGAAGTACCCGAACCGTCCCAGCAAGACCCCCGTCCACGAGCGTCCGCACGCCTGCCCGGCGGAGAACTGCGACCGGCGCTTCTCGCGCTCGGACGAGCTCACGCGTCACCTCCGCATCCACACGGGCCACAAGCCCTTCCAGTGCCGAATATGCATGCGCTCCTTCAGCCGGAGCGACCACCTGACCACGCACATCCGCACGCACACGGGGGAGAAACCCTTCTCCTGCGAGTTCTGTGGACGCAAGTTCGCCCGAAGCGACGAGCGAAAGAGACACGCAAAGGTCCACCTGAAACAGAAGGACAAGAAGCCGGCCGACAAGAGCAGCGGGGCGGCCGGGAGCCACAGCTCGCCGCCCAGCTCCTGTGGGGGGCCCACGGTGGGGACGTCATGA
- the egr3 gene encoding early growth response protein 3 isoform X1: MTGKLAEKLPLTMSSLINTIPDSLYPEEDIPTSMNIFTSTESINHYSQMNTDNIMDLGMGSEKAAADIQYGSSFQSNRSGQTVTYLGKFAFDTPPSGGIGGSGWCSDNNIISLVSAGILGVSPSPGTVTTQTSSAAGMGGQTSDMEQVYGPPLPAYSTCGDLYQDQVSFHHSPATSTALSYPGNDYHSTSKASMDGSLFSMIPDYNLFHHQGEVGVMEHKPFQTMDPIRVNPPPITPLETIRAFKDKQQIHPGFIGGQQHPPQHHQAPQTLTLKPIRPRKYPNRPSKTPVHERPHACPAENCDRRFSRSDELTRHLRIHTGHKPFQCRICMRSFSRSDHLTTHIRTHTGEKPFSCEFCGRKFARSDERKRHAKVHLKQKDKKPADKSSGAAGSHSSPPSSCGGPTVGTS; the protein is encoded by the exons ATGACAGGGAAACTAGCGGAGAAGCTCCCTCTTACGATGAGCAGTTTAATAAACACGATCCCTGACAGTCTGTACCCAGAAGAGGACATCCCGACCTCTATGAATATTTTCACCAGTACGGAATCTATTAACCACTATTCACAAATGAACACAG ATAATATCATGGATCTGGGCATGGGGAGTGAGAAAGCAGCCGCAGATATCCAGTACGGATCCAGCTTCCAGTCCAACCGCAGCGGGCAGACCGTCACGTATCTGGGGAAGTTTGCCTTCGACACGCCCCCGTCCGGCGGCATCGGCGGCTCCGGCTGGTGCTCCGACAACAACATCATCAGCCTGGTGAGCGCCGGGATCCTGGGCGTCTCTCCGTCGCCTGGCACCGTGACGACGCAGACGTCCTCCGCCGCCGGCATGGGCGGACAGACGTCAGACATGGAGCAGGTTTACGGTCCGCCGCTGCCCGCCTACTCCACCTGCGGCGACCTGTACCAGGACCAGGTCTCCTTCCACCACAGCCCGGCAACCAGCACGGCTCTCTCCTACCCCGGCAACGACTATCACTCCACATCCAAGGCCTCCATGGACGGCAGCCTCTTCTCCATGATCCCCGACTACAACCTTTTCCACCATCAGGGGGAGGTAGGCGTGATGGAGCACAAGCCCTTCCAGACCATGGACCCCATCCGGGTCAACCCTCCGCCCATCACGCCCCTGGAGACCATCCGGGCGTTCAAAGACAAGCAGCAGATCCACCCGGGTTTCATCGGCGGGCAGCAGCACCCTCCTCAGCACCACCAGGCGCCGCAGACTCTCACCCTCAAGCCCATCCGGCCTCGGAAGTACCCGAACCGTCCCAGCAAGACCCCCGTCCACGAGCGTCCGCACGCCTGCCCGGCGGAGAACTGCGACCGGCGCTTCTCGCGCTCGGACGAGCTCACGCGTCACCTCCGCATCCACACGGGCCACAAGCCCTTCCAGTGCCGAATATGCATGCGCTCCTTCAGCCGGAGCGACCACCTGACCACGCACATCCGCACGCACACGGGGGAGAAACCCTTCTCCTGCGAGTTCTGTGGACGCAAGTTCGCCCGAAGCGACGAGCGAAAGAGACACGCAAAGGTCCACCTGAAACAGAAGGACAAGAAGCCGGCCGACAAGAGCAGCGGGGCGGCCGGGAGCCACAGCTCGCCGCCCAGCTCCTGTGGGGGGCCCACGGTGGGGACGTCATGA
- the egr3 gene encoding early growth response protein 3 isoform X3, translated as MDLGMGSEKAAADIQYGSSFQSNRSGQTVTYLGKFAFDTPPSGGIGGSGWCSDNNIISLVSAGILGVSPSPGTVTTQTSSAAGMGGQTSDMEQVYGPPLPAYSTCGDLYQDQVSFHHSPATSTALSYPGNDYHSTSKASMDGSLFSMIPDYNLFHHQGEVGVMEHKPFQTMDPIRVNPPPITPLETIRAFKDKQQIHPGFIGGQQHPPQHHQAPQTLTLKPIRPRKYPNRPSKTPVHERPHACPAENCDRRFSRSDELTRHLRIHTGHKPFQCRICMRSFSRSDHLTTHIRTHTGEKPFSCEFCGRKFARSDERKRHAKVHLKQKDKKPADKSSGAAGSHSSPPSSCGGPTVGTS; from the coding sequence ATGGATCTGGGCATGGGGAGTGAGAAAGCAGCCGCAGATATCCAGTACGGATCCAGCTTCCAGTCCAACCGCAGCGGGCAGACCGTCACGTATCTGGGGAAGTTTGCCTTCGACACGCCCCCGTCCGGCGGCATCGGCGGCTCCGGCTGGTGCTCCGACAACAACATCATCAGCCTGGTGAGCGCCGGGATCCTGGGCGTCTCTCCGTCGCCTGGCACCGTGACGACGCAGACGTCCTCCGCCGCCGGCATGGGCGGACAGACGTCAGACATGGAGCAGGTTTACGGTCCGCCGCTGCCCGCCTACTCCACCTGCGGCGACCTGTACCAGGACCAGGTCTCCTTCCACCACAGCCCGGCAACCAGCACGGCTCTCTCCTACCCCGGCAACGACTATCACTCCACATCCAAGGCCTCCATGGACGGCAGCCTCTTCTCCATGATCCCCGACTACAACCTTTTCCACCATCAGGGGGAGGTAGGCGTGATGGAGCACAAGCCCTTCCAGACCATGGACCCCATCCGGGTCAACCCTCCGCCCATCACGCCCCTGGAGACCATCCGGGCGTTCAAAGACAAGCAGCAGATCCACCCGGGTTTCATCGGCGGGCAGCAGCACCCTCCTCAGCACCACCAGGCGCCGCAGACTCTCACCCTCAAGCCCATCCGGCCTCGGAAGTACCCGAACCGTCCCAGCAAGACCCCCGTCCACGAGCGTCCGCACGCCTGCCCGGCGGAGAACTGCGACCGGCGCTTCTCGCGCTCGGACGAGCTCACGCGTCACCTCCGCATCCACACGGGCCACAAGCCCTTCCAGTGCCGAATATGCATGCGCTCCTTCAGCCGGAGCGACCACCTGACCACGCACATCCGCACGCACACGGGGGAGAAACCCTTCTCCTGCGAGTTCTGTGGACGCAAGTTCGCCCGAAGCGACGAGCGAAAGAGACACGCAAAGGTCCACCTGAAACAGAAGGACAAGAAGCCGGCCGACAAGAGCAGCGGGGCGGCCGGGAGCCACAGCTCGCCGCCCAGCTCCTGTGGGGGGCCCACGGTGGGGACGTCATGA